A genomic segment from Natator depressus isolate rNatDep1 chromosome 19, rNatDep2.hap1, whole genome shotgun sequence encodes:
- the RPS6KA1 gene encoding ribosomal protein S6 kinase alpha-1 yields MPLAQLGDPWPNMELVQLDTENGQVAPEEGGRHPSKAKSDISWIEKDVVDSADKDEGIVKEINITHHVKEGSEKADPSQFELLKVLGQGSFGKVFLVRKITPPDNGQLYAMKVLKKATLKVRDRVRTKMERDILADVNHPFVVKLHYAFQTEGKLYLILDFLRGGDLFTRLSKEVMFTEEDVKFYLAELALGLDHLHSLGILYRDLKPENILLDEEGHIKLTDFGLSKEAIDHEKKAYSFCGTVEYMAPEVVNRQGHTHSADWWSYGVLMFEMLTGSLPFQGKDRKETMTFILKAKLGMPQFLSSEAQSLLRALFKRNPANRLGSGTDGAEEIKRHPFYSTIDWNKLYRREIKPPFKPAVAQPDDTFYFDTEFTSRTPKDSPGIPPSAGAHQLFRGFSFVATGLMEDGMVKPTQAPLHSVVQQLHGKSLQFNEGYVVRETIGAGSYSVCKRCIHKSTNMEYAVKIIDKSKRDPSEEMEILLRYGQHPNIITLKDVYDDGKHVFLVTELMRGGELLDRILRQKCFSEREASSVLHTICKTVEYLHSQGVVHRDLKPSNILYVDESGNPESIRICDFGFAKQLRAENGLLMTPCYTANFVAPEVLKRQGYDEGCDIWSLGILLYTMLAGYAPFANGPSDTPEDILSRIGGGKFTLKGGNWDTVSEAAKDLVTKMLHIDPHQRLTAKQVLQHPWITQKDRLPQSQLSHQDVQLVKGAMVATYSALNRSKPSPQLKPIESSILAQRRVKKLPSTSL; encoded by the exons GCAAAATCGGACATATCTTGGATAGAGAAAGACGTTGTAGACTCAGCAGATAAG GATGAAGGTATCGTGAAAGAAATTAACATCACACACCATGTGAAGGAGGGCTCTGAGAAGGCTGATCCTTCGCAGTTTGAACTTCTCAAAGTTCTGGGCCAAGGCTCTTTTGGCAAA GTCTTTTTAGTAAGAAAAATCACCCCACCTGACAATGGCCAACTCTATGCCATGAAGGTCCTGAAGAAAGCAACCTTGAAAG TGCGCGATCGCGTAAGGACAAAAATGGAAAGGGACATCTTAGCTGATGTGAACCATCCCTTTGTGGTGAAACTGCACTATG CATTCCAGACAGAGGGCAAACTCTATCTCATCTTGGATTTCTTGAGAGGAGGAGATCTCTTCACTCGGCTTTCCAAAGAG GTAATGTTCACTGAGGAAGATGTGAAGTTCTACCTAGCTgagctggctctggggcttgaTCATTTACACAGCCTGGGAATCCTATACCGAGACCTCAAACCAGAGAA CATCCTCTTGGATGAAGAAGGACACATCAAACTCACAG ATTTTGGTTTGAGTAAAGAAGCCATTGACCATGAGAAGAAAGCATATTCCTTCTGTGGGACAGTGGAATATATGGCACCAGAAGTTGTGAATCGTCAGGGCCACACCCACAGCGCTGACTGGTGGTCATATGGTGTATTAATG TTTGAGATGCTCACTGGCTCTCTGCCATTCCAGGGAAAAGACCGTAAGGAGACAATGACCTTCATTCTCAA AGCAAAGCTGGGCATGCCTCAGTTCCTGAGCTCCGAAGCACAGAGTCTCCTGCGAGCCCTTTTCAAAAGAAATCCAGCCAACAGATTAG GTTCTGGTACAGATGGGGCAGAAGAGATAAAGCGTCACCCTTTCTACTCCACCATTGACTGGAAT AAGCTATATCGCAGGGAGATCAAACCACCTTTCAAACCTGCAGTGGCACAACCAGATGACACCTTTTATTTTGACACAGAGTTCACCTCTCGTACACCGAAAG ACTCCCCTGGAATTCCTCCGAGCGCGGGGGCCCATCAGCTCTTCCGAGGGTTCAGTTTTGTGGCAACTGGATTGATGGAGGACGGCATGGTCAAACCTACCCAGGCACCTCTGCATTCTGTGGTACAG CAGCTGCATGGCAAGAGCCTCCAGTTTAATGAAGGCTACGTAGTGAGGGAGACGATCGGTGCGGGCTCCTATTCAGTGTGTAAACGCTGCATTCATAAATCCACCAACATGGAATATGCCGTCAAG ATCATTGATAAGAGTAAACGAGACCCTTCTGAGGAGATGGAGATCCTCCTGCGGTACGGGCAGCACCCAAACATCATCACACTGAAAGAT GTGTATGATGACGGGAAGCATGTTTTCCTGGTGACTGAGCTGATGAGAGGAGGGGAGCTGCTGGACAGGATCCTCAGACAGAAGTGTTTCTCTGAGCGGGAGGCCAGTTCTGTGCTGCACACGATCTGTAAAACTGTAGAGTATCTGCATTCTCAAGGG GTAGTTCATCGAGACTTGAAACCCAGCAACATTCTCTACGTGGATGAGTCTGGAAACCCAGAGAGCATTCGCATTTGTGACTTTGGCTTTGCCAAGCAGCTGAGAGCTGAGAATGGCCTTCTCATGACCCCTTGCTACACTGCAAACTTCGTGGCCCCTGAG GTACTAAAACGTCAAGGCTACGATGAGGGATGTGACATCTGGAGTTTAGGGATACTCCTCTATACGATGCTGGCAGG aTACGCTCCTTTTGCAAATGGGCCCAGTGACACCCCAGAGGACATCTTGAGCCGAATAGGCGGGGGGAAGTTCACTCTCAAAGGAGGAAATTGGGACACGGTTTCTGAGGCAGCCAAG GATCTGGTAACAAAGATGCTCCATATTGACCCTCACCAGCGCCTGACAGCCAAACAAGTTCTGCAGCATCCCTGGATAACGCAGAAGGATAGGTTACCCCAGAGCCAGCTGAGTCACCAGGATGTACAGCTTGTAAAG GGAGCCATGGTTGCAACATACTCTGCATTAAACCGCTCCAAGCCAAGCCCCCAGCTGAAGCCCATTGAGTCATCCATTCTGGCACAGAGGCGGGTGAAGAAGCTCCCCTCCACCTCACTGTAG